The Candidatus Methylomirabilis sp. sequence ACCATCAAGTTCTTCCTCTACACCATGGCCGGCTCGGTCCTGATGCTGCTGGCGATCTTCGCCCTGTACTTCAAGGCCCGGGCCGCCCTCCCCGGGCCGACCTTCGCCCTCCCGGCGCTCCTCGGCGTCAGCCTCGGCCCGGAGGAGCAGACCTGGCTCTTCCTCGCCTTCGCCGTCGCCTTCGCCATCAAGGTCCCCATGGTCCCGTTCCACACCTGGCTGCCCGACGCCCACGTGGAGGCCCCCACGGGGGGGAGCGTCATCCTCGCGGGCGTCTTACTCAAGATGGGCACCTACGGGTTCCTCCGCTTCGCGCTCCCCCTGTTCCCCGACGCGACCCGCGCCTTCCTCCCCCTGGTGGCCGGGCTGGCGATCACGGGGATCCTGTACGGGGCGCTCGTGGCCCTCGTCCAGGCGGACGTGAAGAGCCTGGTCGCCTACAGCAGCGTGAGCCACCTGGGGTTCGTCATGCTCGGGATCTTCGCCCTCAACGTCCAGGCGGTCTCGGGAGCGCTCCTCCAGATGGTCAACCACGGCCTCTCCACCGGGGCCCTGTTCCTCCTGGTCGGGATGCTCTACGAGCGGCGCCACACCCGGATGCTCGCGGACTTCGGCGGCCTCTTCCGGGTGATCCCGGTCTTCGGCGGCGTCCTCCTCGTGATCGCCCTCTCCTCGATCGGCCTGCCGGGCTTGAACGGCTTCGTCGGAGAATTCTTGATCCTGGCCGGCACGTTCCGGTTCTGGTGGCCGTACGCCGTCCTGGGGGCGATCGGCGTCGTCCTGGGGGCCTGGTACGTGCTCTGGATGGTCCAGCAGCTCCTCTTCGGGCCCCTCCGCCAGGAGGCCAACCGGACCCTCCGCGACCTCACCCTCGCCGAACGGAGCGTCCTGGCCCCGATCCTCCTCCTGGTCGTGTGGATCGGGGTCTACCCCGCCCCCTTCCTGTCGGTCAGCGAAGCCTCGGTGAGGGCGCTGCTCGCCCGCGTGGAGCAGGGCGCGGCGGCAGTGGCACCGGCGCCCGGAGGGGCGGATGGCCGAGCCTACGGGCGGCCGGCGCCCTCCCCCCGCGGGGAGGAGGCGCTCGCAGGGCTCCGGGATCCGCTCGCGCGCATTACGGGAGGACGCCCCTGATGCCCCTCCTCGACTGGGCGGCCCTGTCCCCCGCGGTCACGGTCGCGGCCACCGGGCTTCTCCTGCTCGCGGCCGACCTGCTGACGCCCCGGGAGCGGCGCGACCGGGTCGCCTGGATCCCGCTCCTGGGGTTCGGGACCGCCGGGGCGCTGAGCGCCGGCCTCTGGGGAGGGGAGGCGCGGGTCGTCGCCGGGATGCTGGTGGTGGACGGCACCGCCTGCTTCTTCTACGGGCTGTTCGCGATCATCGGCATCCTGACCGTGCTCCTCTCGGTCCCGTATCTCCGCCGGGAGGGGATCCAGTTCGCCGAGTACTACGTCCTCCTCACCTTCGCCGTCCTCGGGATGATGGTGATGGCCTCATCGGCCGACCTCCTGATGCTTTTCCTCGGCCTCGAGACCCTCTCCGTGGCCCTCTACGTCCTGGCGGGGTTTCTCCGGCAGCGGGTCACCTCCAACGAGTCGGGCCTCAAGTACCTCCTCCTCGGGGCTTTCTCCTCGGCCTTCCTCCTGTACGGGGTGGCGTTCCTGTACGGGGCCACCGGCTCCACGAACCTGGAGGCGATCCGGGCGGCGCTGGTCGGCCGGCCCGATTCCGGCCCGCTCCCGGCGGTCGGGGTGGGCCTCATCCTGGTCGGCCTGGCCTTCAAGGTGGCGGCGGTCCCGTTCCACATGTGGGCCCCGGATGTCTACGAGGGCG is a genomic window containing:
- a CDS encoding NADH-quinone oxidoreductase subunit M; translation: MPDLPLLSLLTFLPAGGAALLLLLPRERVRLLRALAVGVLAVDFLLALRLYSGFDPMEAGMQFVEERAWIPRLGIQYLLGVDGISLPLLLLTAFLGVVVAAASLPWIQARVKEYYICLLLLQTGMLGVFVALDLILFYIFWEAMLIPMYFLIGVWGGPRRIYATIKFFLYTMAGSVLMLLAIFALYFKARAALPGPTFALPALLGVSLGPEEQTWLFLAFAVAFAIKVPMVPFHTWLPDAHVEAPTGGSVILAGVLLKMGTYGFLRFALPLFPDATRAFLPLVAGLAITGILYGALVALVQADVKSLVAYSSVSHLGFVMLGIFALNVQAVSGALLQMVNHGLSTGALFLLVGMLYERRHTRMLADFGGLFRVIPVFGGVLLVIALSSIGLPGLNGFVGEFLILAGTFRFWWPYAVLGAIGVVLGAWYVLWMVQQLLFGPLRQEANRTLRDLTLAERSVLAPILLLVVWIGVYPAPFLSVSEASVRALLARVEQGAAAVAPAPGGADGRAYGRPAPSPRGEEALAGLRDPLARITGGRP
- a CDS encoding NADH-quinone oxidoreductase subunit N translates to MPLLDWAALSPAVTVAATGLLLLAADLLTPRERRDRVAWIPLLGFGTAGALSAGLWGGEARVVAGMLVVDGTACFFYGLFAIIGILTVLLSVPYLRREGIQFAEYYVLLTFAVLGMMVMASSADLLMLFLGLETLSVALYVLAGFLRQRVTSNESGLKYLLLGAFSSAFLLYGVAFLYGATGSTNLEAIRAALVGRPDSGPLPAVGVGLILVGLAFKVAAVPFHMWAPDVYEGAPTSVTAFMIAGTKAAAFAGFLRVTPVAVASLEQAWPEVLWVLAALTMGAGNVAAIAQRNLKRMLAYSGIAHAGYLLVALVAGSPLGTAGLLFYLLAYAFMTVGAFAVLIALGQRGEENLTLEAWAGMGYRRPLFALSMAIFMFSLAGLPPTAGFMAKFYVFSAAVEAGYYGLAILGVLCSVVSVFFYLRVVVVMYML